One genomic window of Camelina sativa cultivar DH55 chromosome 5, Cs, whole genome shotgun sequence includes the following:
- the LOC104787767 gene encoding urease, whose translation MKLLPREIEKLELHQAGFLAQKRLARGIRLNYTEAVALIATQILEFIRDGEKSVAELMDIGRQLLGRRQVLPAVVHLLYTVQVEGTFRDGTKLVTVHEPISSENGNLELALHGSFLPVPSLDKFPEAHEDVIPGDIKYGDGSIIINHGRKAVVLNVVNTGDRPVQVGSHYHFIEVNPLLVFDRRRALGMRLNIAAGTAVRFEPGERKSVVLVNIGGNKVIRGGNGIVDGPVDDVNWAVVMETLERGGFRHLEDANASEGIVGEDPRFTTTITREKYANMYGPTTGDKLRLGDTNLYARIEKDYTVYGDECVFGGGKVLREGMGQGIEQSEALSLDTVITNSVIIDYTGIYKADIGIKNGHIVGLRKAGNPDTMHGVQSNMLIGNKTEVIAGEGMIVTAGAIDCHVHFICPQLVYEAVSSGITTMVGGGTGPAYGTRATTCTPSPFDMKLMLQSTDSLPLNFGFTGKGNTSKPLELRHIVEAGAMGLKLHEDWGTTPAAIDNCLAVAEEYDIQVNIHTDTLNESGFVEHTINAFRGRTIHTYHSEGAGGGHAPDIIRVCGVKNVLPSSTNPTRPYTKNTVDEHLDMLMVCHHLDKNIPEDVAFAESRIRAETIAAEDILHDMGAISIISSDSQAMGRIGEVISRTWQTADKMKAQRGATDPNTADDDNARIKRYIAKYTINPAIANGFADLIGSVEEKKLADLVIWTPAFFGAKPEIIIKGGNISWANMGDANASIPTPEPVTSRPMFGAFGKAGSENSVAFVSKAALRNGVKEVYGLNKRVVAVSNVRQLTKLDMKLNDALPHITVDPETYVVTANGEVLTCAPADSVPLSRNYFLF comes from the exons ATGAAGTTGTTGCCTCGAGAGATCGAGAAGTTAGAGCTTCATCAAGCTGGTTTCCTTGCACAGAAGCGTCTTGCTCGTGGTATTAGACTTAATTACACTGAAGCTGTAGCCCTCATTGCTACTCAG ATTCTTGAGTTTATTCGTGATGGTGAGAAAAGCGTGGCTGAACTGATGGATATTGGTAGACAACTATTAGGAAG GAGACAGGTTCTTCCTGCTGTTGTGCATCTTCTGTATACGGTTCAG GTTGAAGGGACGTTTCGTGATGGTACAAAGTTAGTCACGGTTCATGAACCCATCTCTTCTGAAAACGGCAACCTTGAACTCGCTTTACATGGATCTTTCCTTCCAG TCCCTTCATTGGATAAATTTCCAGAAGCTCATGAGGATGTAATTCCTGGTGATATAAAATATGGAGATGgaagtataataataaatcatgGAAGGAAGGCAGTAGTTCTCAACGTCGTCAACACTGGAGACAGACCAGTTCAG GTTGGAAGTCACTACCATTTCATTGAAGTGAATCCATTGTTGGTGTTTGACAGACGTAGAGCTCTTGGTATGCGTTTAAACATTGCAGCTGGAACCGCTGTACGATTTGAG CcaggagaaagaaaaagtgtTGTACTTGTGAATATTGGTGGAAATAAAGTGATAAGGGGAGGGAATGGAATTGTTGACGGTCCGGTTGATGATGTCAATTGGGCAGTTGTTATGGAAACCTTGGAGAGGGGAGGCTTTAGGCACCTGGAAGATGCTAATGCTAG TGAGGGGATAGTCGGGGAAGATCCTAGATTTACAACTACAATTACTCGTGAAAAGTATGCAAATATGTATGGTCCTACCACCGGCGACAAGCTTCGGCTAGGTGACACCAACTTGTACGCAAGAATCGAAAAAGATTATACTGTTTATGGAGATGAATGTGTATTTGGAGGTGGAAAAGTTCTAAGAGAAGGCATGGGTCAAGGAATAGAGCAATCTGAAGCTCTTTCTTTGGATACTGTCATTACCAATAGTGTGATAATTGATTATACAGGAATCTATAAGGCAGATATTGGCATTAAAAATGGTCATATTGTCGGTCTTCGGAAAGCAGGCAATCCAGATACCATGCATGGTGTGCAGAGCAATATGCTTATTGGG AACAAGACTGAGGTTATTGCTGGAGAAGGAATGATTGTAACTGCTGGAGCTATTGATTGTCATGTGCATTTCATATGTCCCCAATTAGTATATGAAGCAGTGTCAAGCG GCATTACAACTATGGTTGGAGGAGGGACAGGGCCTGCTTATGGTACACGTGCTACAACCTGCACTCCTTCTCCGTTCGATATGAAGTTAATGCTGCAGTCCACGGATAGCCTGCCACTAAACTTCGGGTTTACAGGGAAG GGAAATACATCTAAACCGTTAGAGCTTCGTCATATAGTGGAGGCTGGAGCAATGGGATTGAAGCTGCATGAGGACTGGGGAACTACTCCTGCTGCAATAGACAATTGTTTGGCAGTTGCAGAAGAATATGATATCCAA GTGAACATTCATACTGACACTTTAAATGAATCGGGTTTTGTGGAGCACACAATCAACGCATTTCGAGGGAGAACGATACATACATACCACAG TGAAGGTGCTGGTGGTGGACATGCGCCAGATATCATCAGAGTTTGTGGAGTAAAAAACGTACTCCCATCATCAACCAACCCAACACGGCCATATACAAAAAATACTGTAGATGAACATCTTGACATGCTG ATGGTTTGCCATCACCTTGACAAGAATATCCCAGAAGATGTAGCTTTTGCTGAATCAAGGATAAGAGCTGAAACAATAGCAGCAGAGGACATATTGCATGATATGGGAGCAATTAGCATTATCTCTTCTGACTCACAAGCAATGGGTCGCATTGGAGAG GTAATAAGCAGAACTTGGCAGACTGCTGACAAGATGAAGGCTCAGAGGGGTGCCACTGATCCTAATACAGCTGATGATGATAATGCGAGAATAAAGAGATACATTGCAAAGTACACTATAAACCCAGCTATAGCCAATGGTTTTGCTGACTTAATTGGCTCGGTTGAG GAGAAGAAGCTGGCTGACCTCGTTATATGGACGCCGGCTTTCTTTGGAGCAAAACcagaaataataattaaaggtGGCAATATATCCTGGGCTAATATGGGCGATGCAAATGCGAGCATACCTACTCCTGAGCCA GTCACATCGAGACCTATGTTTGGAGCATTTGGAAAAGCCGGAAGTGAAAACTCTGTTGCATTTGTCAGCAAG GCTGCCTTGAGAAACGGGGTAAAAGAGGTATATGGACTCAATAAGAGGGTTGTAGCAGTCTCCAACGTGAGGCAGCTCACAAAACTCGACATGAAGCTGAATGATGCGCTTCCACACATCACCGTGGACCCAGAGACATACGTTGTCACAGCAAACGGCGAGGTCCTTACGTGTGCCCCAGCTGATTCAGTCCCTCTCTCCCGAAACTATTTCCTCTTCTAA
- the LOC104787768 gene encoding lipoxygenase 6, chloroplastic, producing MFIASPVKTNFHGASLVRSPAFPALPRRRTHQVLLSRKLVRAVISREEKAVDQEDGKKSTNKPLINSSPFPWQQRSKYTGSKTVTAVVKIRKKMKEKLTERFEHQLELFMKAIGQGMLIQLVSEEIDPETGKGRRSLETPVLGLPKAVKDPRCLEFTADFTVPFDFGKPGAILVTNLLSTEICLSEIIIRDSGENILFPGNTWIHSRNDNPQARIIFRSQPCLPLHTPDGIQELREKDLVSVRGDGKGERKPHERVYDYDVYNDLGDPRKKERIRPVLGVPETPYPRRCRTGRPLVSNDPPCESRGKEKEEFYVPRDEVFEEIKRDTFRAGRFKALFHNLVPSIAAALSNLDIPFTCFSDIDNLYKSNIVLGHTEPKDTGFGGYIGGFMNGILNVTETLLKYDTPAVIKWDRFAWLRDNEFGRQALAGVNPVNIELLKELPIRSNLDPALYGPQESALTEEVIAREVEHYGTTIEKALEEKRLFLVDYHDMLLPFVEKINSIKEDPRKTYASRTIFYYSKNGALRPLAIELSLPPSAESENKFVYTHGHDATTHWIWKLAKAHVCSNDAGVHQLVNHWLRTHASMEPYIIATNRQLSTMHPVYKLLHPHMRYTLEINARARKSLINGGGIIESCFTPAKYAMELSSAAYKSMWRFDMEGLPADLVRRGMAEEDSSAECGVKLVIEDYPYAADGLLIWKAIKDLVESYVKHFYSESKSITSDMELQAWWDEIKNKGHYDKKDEPWWPKLNTTQDLSQILTNMIWIASGQHAAINFGQYPFGGYVPNRPTLLRKLIPHETDPDYEMFMRNPQYSFLSSLPTQLQATKVMAVQETLSTHSADEEYLIELGEVQRHWFQDEEVVKYFNKFSEELVEIEKTINKRNKDKKLKNRTGAGMPPYELLLPTSPHGVTGRGIPNSISI from the exons atgttcatAGCATCTCCGGTGAAGACGAACTTCCACGGCGCCAGCCTAGTGAGATCTCCGGCGTTTCCTGCTCTTCCACGGCGGCGAACACACCAAGTTCTTCTTTCAAGAAAACTGGTTCGAGCTGTGATCAGCCGAGAAGAAAAGGCGGTGGATCAAGAAGACGGCAAAAAAAGTACAAACAAACCACTTATAAATTCTTCTCCGTTTCCATGGCAACAAAGATCTAAGTATACGGGATCAAAGACGGTCACGGCCGTTGTAAAGAtcaggaagaagatgaaagagaagcTTACTGAGAGATTTGAACATCAGTTAGAGCTATTTATGAAAGCCATCGGCCAAGGGATGTTGATTCAGCTTGTCAGTGAAGAAATCGATCCTG AAACTGGTAAAGGTCGTAGGAGTTTAGAAACACCGGTGCTTGGACTCCCAAAGGCTGTGAAAGATCCGAGATGCCTTGAATTCACAGCTGACTTTACTGTACCGTTTGACTTTGGTAAACCTGGTGCCATTCTTGTCACCAATCTCCTCTCCACTGAGATTTGCTTGTCAGAGATTATCATCCGTGATTCCGGTGAGAACATTCTCTTCCCTGGAAACACTTGGATTCATTCTAGGAATGATAATCCTCAAGCTAGGATTATCTTCAGAAGTCAA CCATGCCTACCTTTGCATACTCCTGATGGGATCCAAGAGCTACGGGAAAAGGACTTGGTCAGTGTACGTGGTGACGGTAAAGGCGAGAGAAAGCCTCATGAGAGGGTTTATGATTACGATGTTTACAATGATTTGGGAGATCCACGTAAAAAAGAACGAATTAGGCCAGTTCTTGGAGTTCCAGAGACGCCTTATCCAAGACGCTGCAGGACTGGCCGGCCTCTTGTTTCAAACG ATCCACCGTGTGAGAGCAGAggaaaggagaaggaagagtttTATGTTCCAAGAGACGAAGTGTTTGAGGAAATCAAGAGAGATACCTTTAGAGCTGGAAGATTTAAGGCTCTCTTTCACAACCTTGTGCCATCTATTGCAGCAGCATTGTCGAACTTAGACATCCCCTTCACATGTTTCTCTGATATCGACAATTTATATAAATCTAACATTGTCTTGGGACATACCGAGCCAAAAGACACGGGCTTTGGCGGCTATATTGGTGGTTTCATGAATGGGATCCTCAACGTTACAGAGACATTGCTAAAATATGACACTCCAGCCGTTATAAAAT GGGACAGGTTTGCGTGGCTGAGAGACAATGAATTTGGACGTCAAGCTCTTGCTGGTGTCAACCCTGTAAACATTGAGCTACTGAAG GAGCTACCTATTCGAAGCAATCTTGACCCGGCTCTATATGGACCTCAAGAATCAGCTCTCACAGAAGAAGTGATAGCTCGAGAGGTTGAACACTACGGAACGACCATAGAAAAG GCGCTTGAAGAGaagagattgtttcttgtggatTACCATGACATGCTCTTGCCATTTGTAGAGAAGATAAACTCCATCAAAGAAGATCCAAGAAAGACATATGCGTCAAGAACAATCTTCTATTACTCAAAGAACGGAGCACTGCGGCCATTGGCCATAGAGCTCTCTCTGCCTCCCTCAGCCGAATCCGAGAACAAGTTTGTTTATACTCACGGTCATGACGCTACTACTCATTGGATTTGGAAACTAGCCAAAGCTCATGTCTGCTCAAACGATGCTGGTGTTCACCAACTAGTGAACCACTG GCTAAGGACTCATGCTTCCATGGAGCCTTACATCATTGCTACTAACAGACAGTTGAGTACAATGCATCCGGTTTACAAGCTGCTTCACCCTCACATGCGCTACACGCTAGAAATCAATGCCCGTGCGCGTAAAAGCTTAATCAATGGAGGAGGAATTATCGAAAGTTGCTTCACTCCCGCAAAATACGCAATGGAACTTAGCTCTGCTGCATACAAGAGTATGTGGCGGTTTGACATGGAAGGACTTCCTGCTGATCTTGTTCGGAG GGGAATGGCAGAGGAGGATTCATCAGCCGAATGTGGCGTGAAGCTTGTGATCGAAGATTATCCATATGCAGCAGATGGTCTTTTGATATGGAAGGCCATCAAGGACCTAGTGGAATCCTATGTGAAACACTTTTACTCTGAGTCCAAATCCATAACCTCTGACATGGAGCTCCAAGCTTGGTGGGATGAGATCAAGAACAAAGGTCACTACGACAAAAAAGACGAGCCTTGGTGGCCCAAACTCAACACAACACAAGACTTGTCCCAAATCCTAACCAACATGATATGGATTGCCTCGGGTCAACACGCAGCCATTAACTTCGGGCAGTACCCGTTCGGAGGGTATGTCCCAAACCGACCTACTCTGTTGAGGAAACTTATACCCCACGAAACTGATCCGGACTACGAAATGTTCATGCGAAACCCTCAGTATAGCTTCCTAAGCTCTCTACCAACACAGCTCCAAGCAACCAAAGTGATGGCGGTCCAAGAAACGCTCTCGACACATTCCGCAGACGAAGAGTATTTGATCGAGCTAGGAGAAGTGCAGAGACATTGGTTCCAAGATGAAGAAGTGGTTAAGTATTTTAACAAGTTCTCGGAAGAACTTGTGGAGATAGAGAAGACGATCAACAAGAGAAACAAGGataaaaaactcaagaacagaaCAGGTGCTGGGATGCCTCCTTATGAACTACTTCTCCCTACTTCACCACATGGAGTCACTGGCCGTGGTATTCCCAATAGCATATCCATTTAG
- the LOC104787770 gene encoding uncharacterized protein LOC104787770, translating into METHQQLPPAFETPLLLDSNQDQPPPETDGGGGGEGVNDDLDITLEWLETFLTLLGFNQSSPRSLVLSWIVFLSIGLVLPVTVLELGHCLGCERYQYKSFELNIVVSQALLAGVSLLCVSHNLRKHGIRKFLFVDQLSGRMGRLKAQYIQQIWNSVRLLAFWSLPCFVLKAVREIIRMYYVPHDQPWLSVAILFCMILSWTYLSTIFLAASAMFHLVCNLQVIHFEDYAKLLEGESEISLFIYEHMRLRHYLSKISHRFRIFLLLQFLVVTASQFTTLFQTTAYSGRITYINGGDFAVSAVVQTVGIILCLHAATKISHRAQAIASVASRWHAMMSCSSTDSTQIRTSPSGVHLEATTNPPLSFPISRSESDVESMDHYMRMPAPNHLPSYMSMSSYHKRQAFVLYLQMNPGGITIFGWTVDRHLINTIFFIELSLVTFVLGKAVVFGTE; encoded by the exons ATGGAGACTCACCAACAACTACCACCTGCCTTTGAAACGCCCTTGTTACTCGATTCAAATCAGGATCAACCTCCGCCGGAGACcgacggcggcggcggaggagagGGTGTTAATGACGACCTAGATATAACGCTGGAATGGTTAGAGACGTTTCTGACGCTGCTTGGGTTTAACCAATCGTCTCCTCGAAGCCTTGTTTTGTCTTGGATCGTGTTTTTATCGATTGGTTTGGTGCTTCCGGTTACAGTGTTGGAGCTTGGGCACTGTTTAGGCTGTGAGAGGTATCAGTACAAGAGTTTCGAGCTCAACATCGTTGTTTCACAGGCCTTGTTGGCTGGTGTCTCTCTGCTTTGCGTTTCTCATAACTTGAGAAAACATGGGATTAGGAAGTTTTTGTTCGTTGATCAACTCAGTGGTCGTATGGGTCGTCTCAAGGCTCAATACATTCAGCAGATCTGG AACTCTGTGAGGTTGCTTGCATTTTGGTCGCTACCATGTTTTGTGTTGAAAGCTGTTCGTGAGATTATACGGATGTATTATGTGCCTCATGACCAGCCGTGGCTATCTGTTGCGATTCTGTTTTGTATGATCTTGTCATGGACTTATTTAAGCACTATATTTCTAGCTGCTAGTGCCATGTTTCATTTGGTATGCAACTTGCAAGTCATTCACTTTGAAGACTATGCAAAGCTCTTGGAAGGGGAGTCTGAAATCTCCCTTTTCATCTACGAGCATATGCGTTTGCGTCATTATCTTTCCAAAATAAGCCATAGGTTCCGCATCTTTCTGCTTCTGCAGTTTCTTGTCGTCACGGCTAGCCAGTTTACTACACTTTTCCAGACCACTGCGTATAGCGGGCGTATCACGTATATTAACGGTGGTGATTTTGCA GTCTCGGCTGTAGTCCAAACCGTTGGAATAATTCTGTGTCTTCATGCAGCAACAAAAATATCTCACAGAGCTCAAGCAATAGCATCAGTTGCAAGTAGATGGCATGCCATGATGTCTTGTTCGTCTACAGATTCAACTCAGATAAGGACTTCTCCTAGTGGAGTTCACTTGGAGGCCACCACGAATCCACCGCTCTCGTTTCCAATATCCCGTTCAGAAAGTGATGTGGAATCAATGGATCACTATATGAGGATGCCTGCTCCTAACCACTTACCTTCTTACATGTCCATGTCCTCCTACCACAAAAGACAAGCTTTCG TGTTGTATTTGCAGATGAATCCAGGTGGGATAACTATATTTGGGTGGACAGTAGACAGGCATTTGATTAACACAATATTCTTCATTGAGCTTTCTCTGGTTACCTTTGTTCTCGGCAAAGCTGTAGTTTTCGGTACTGAATGA
- the LOC104787771 gene encoding cyclin-dependent kinase G-2-like, translated as MAAGRSVRYPDHELRDQDSNSRFSRRDSDHVRNGALDSEKGRVINLRHGDSGKDRDMIRSGARQQERGMVNSGSRLSKSNPGIREVFMDRGPKRCGFSARSVDREPGELSSESGSDDLIESESLVKNNGVVKQVENTARSPVEKKRKFSPIIWDRDDHERSNLSRNEKPVEVTPLPPPPPLIKRSSQSPRVGCDGNSHFSPAKSNMHQDPVQVSDSTVSVPALSPSVEMSSLCMVEQSSNPGQDGKQEEAAHLEEEENMPTRHISSSRWAAGNSSPTDEGEVVEEVGANKRRKKPFPVQGRLRNKSQTPEVGELVREGYRSSDSDERGHHSLPRSRDDFKEKDAVKGDKMDIDEEEHRRGNSSYSLSETDSDDEYARHETPEPASIPLRSINMLQGCRSVDEFERLNKIDEGTYGVVYRAKDKKTGDIVALKKVKMEKEREGFPLTSLREINILLSFHHPSIVDVKEVVVGSSLDSIFMVMEYMEHDLKALMESMKQRFSQSEVKCLMLQLLEGVKYLHDNWVLHRDLKTSNLLLNNRGELKICDFGLARQYGSPLKPYTHLVVTLWYRAPELLLGAKQYSTAIDMWSLGCIMAELLSKAPLFNGKTEFDQLDKIFRILGTPNESIWPGFSKLPGVKVNFVKHQYNLLRKKFPATSFTGAPVLSDAGFDLLNKLLTYDPERRITVDEALKHDWFREVPLPKSKDFMPTFPAQHAQDRRGRRMVKSPDPLEEQRRKELTQAELGSGGLFG; from the exons ATGGCGGCTGGGAGGAGTGTAAGATATCCTGACCATGAACTGAGAGACCAGGACTCCAATTCTAGATTCTCCAGGCGGGATAGTGACCATGTTAGGAACGGTGCTCTTGATAGTGAAAAGGGACGGGTTATTAATCTAAGACACGGGGATAGTGGTAAAGATAGAGATATGATTAGGTCTGGAGCTAGACAGCAAGAGAGAGGAATGGTTAATAGTGGGTCTCGGTTATCAAAGAGCAATCCAGGTATTAGGGAAGTCTTTATGGATCGTGGTCCTAAAAGATGCGGGTTTTCAGCTCGGTCTGTGGATAGGGAACCAGGTGAGCTCTCAAGTGAGAGTGGGTCGGATGATTTGATTGAATCTGAATCACTGGTGAAAAATAACGGTGTTGTGAAGCAGGTAGAGAATACAGCTCGAAGCCCtgtagaaaagaagagaaagttttCACCAATAATATGGGACAGAGATGACCACGAAAGAAGTAATTTGAGCAGAAATGAAAAACCTGTTGAGGTCACTCCTCTTCCTCCCCCACCACCACTTATCAAGAGGTCAAGCCAGTCACCTAGGGTCGGATGTGATGGTAATTCTCATTTTTCACCTGCAAAGAGTAACATGCATCAAGATCCTGTGCAAGTTAGTGATTCTACGGTTTCTGTGCCTGCTTTATCACCTTCGGTAGAGATGTCTTCTTTGTGTATGGTAGAACAATCATCAAATCCTGGGCAGGATGGCAAACAAGAAGAGGCAGCACATCTGGAAGAGGAGGAAAACATGCCAACCAGACATATATCATCCTCTAGGTGGGCAGCTGGCAACAGTTCTCCAACTGATGAAGGTGAAGTAGTAGAAGAAGTGGGAGCAAATAAAAGGAGGAAGAAGCCATTTCCCGTGCAGGGGAGATTGCGCAATAAGTCTCAAACACCTGAGGTCGGGGAGTTAGTGAGAGAAGGTTATAGATCATCTGATTCCGATGAAAGGGGGCACCATTCTTTGCCAAGAAGTAGAGATGATTTTAAGGAGAAGGATGCTGTTAAGGGTGACAAGATGGATATAGATGAGGAGGAACACAGAAGAGGAAACTCTAGTTACAGCCTTAGTGAAACAGATTCGGATGATGAATATGCTCGGCATGAGACACCTGAACCTGCCAGTATCCCACTAAGAAGTATAAACATGCTCCAGGGTTGTAGAAGTGTTGATGAATTTGAGAGATTAAATAAGATAGATGAAGGTACTTATGGTGTTGTTTATAGAGCAAAGGATAAGAAGACAGGCGATATAGTGGCATTGAAGAAGgtgaaaatggaaaaagaaagagaaggctTTCCATTGACTTCTCTAAGGGAGATTAATATACTTCTTTCGTTTCATCATCCATCAATAGTGGATGTTAAAGAGGTGGTCGTGGGTAGTAGTCTTGATAGCATTTTTATGGTGATGGAATACATGGAGCATGATCTTAAAGCATTGATGGAGTCAATGAAGCAGCGTTTCAGTCAGAGTGAAGTTAAATGCTTAATGCTTCAACTTTTAGAGGGCGTCAAGTATCTTCACGACAACTGGGTGCTTCATCGAGATTTGAAAACATCTAACCTGCTTTTAAACAATCGGGGTGAGTTGAAGATATGTGACTTTGGTTTGGCTCGGCAATATGGCAGCCCGCTGAAGCCGTATACTCATCTGGTTGTTACGCTTTGGTACAG GGCACCTGAACTTCTCTTGGGAGCAAAACAATATTCTACGGCCATTGACATGTGGTCACTAGGCTGTATCATGGCAGAACTATTATCGAAGGCGCCGTTGTTTAATGGGAAAACGGAGTTTGATCAACTTGACAAG ATTTTCAGAATCCTTGGTACTCCCAATGAATCCATTTGGCCTGGGTTCTCCAAGCTGCCTGGAGTCAAGGTCAACTTTGTCAAGCATCA GTATAACCTATTACGTAAGAAATTCCCAGCCACTTCATTCACTGGCGCCCCAGTTCTGTCCGATGCTGGGTTTGACCTGCTGAACAAGCTCCTAACGTATGATCCTGAGAGG AGAATAACTGTTGATGAAGCTCTAAAGCATGATTGGTTCCGTGAAGTCCCTCTGCCAAAATCGAAAGATTTTATGCCTACTTTCCCTGCTCAACATGCCCAAGACAG GCGTGGGAGGAGAATGGTAAAGAGCCCTGATCCTTTGGAAGAGCAACGTAGGAAGGAATTAACACAAGCTGAACTTGGGTCTGGTGGTCTGTTTGGCTGA